From the Oscillatoria salina IIICB1 genome, the window CAAGAGAAAATTAACCAGACAGAACAGTTATTAGCAAAATTAACCGCCAAATTAGGCGAAACCAAAAAAGAACGCGATCGCGTCGAGAAACAACTAACCTCGCAACAAACAACTCAAAGACAGCGATCGTGGTTACAAGAAAAACTCCTCGCAACTCAACAAGAACGTCAAGCAGCTTTACTCAGTTTACAAACAGAATTAGAAACTCAACAAGCCGAATTACCCGATCCCTTACCAGAAATTCCCTTACTGGTCAATACCGAACCTGAAGCAAACGCAGCCAGAGAAATTGCTTTTGACAGCTTTAGCGCTCAACTCGAACAACTACAAAAAGAACTGCATAACCTCCAAAAACGTCTCGAAGCAATGGAACCAGTCAATATGTTAGCTTTAGAAGAGTACGATCGCACTCAAGCTCGCTTACAAGAACTTTCCGCAAAACTGAGTACCATCGCTGCCGAACGTACCGAATTACTTCTCCGCATTGAAAACTTTACTACCTTGCGATTTCGCGCTTTTAAAGAAGCCTTTGATGCAGTTAACGAAAACTTTCAAACTATCTTTGCTACTCTCTCCGAAGGAGACGGTTATTTACAACTTGACGATCCCGAAGATCCCTTTGCTGGTGGGCTTAACTTAGTCGCCCATCCTAAAGGTAAACCAGTACAACGACTCAGTTCTATGTCTGGCGGAGAAAAATCTTTAACCGCACTCAGTTTTATCTTTTCTCTACAACGCTATCGTCCCTCTCCTTTTTACGCCTTCGATGAAGTTGATATGTTTTTAGACGGGGCAAACGTAGAACGATTAGCTAGAATGATTAAAAAACAGGCGCAGCAGGCACAATTTATTGTTGTCAGCTTACGCCGTCCGACGATCGAGTCTGCGGAACGCACGATCGGAGTTACTCAAGCCAGAGGAGCTTATACTCAAGTGTTAGGAATTAAATTGTAACCTTCAAGGTTATTATGCGATAAATTAGCTTACCAATAGCGATTGTTAAAAAAACTACCATTTTATACGAGATAAAAGGAAAGGATGCGAGAGCTTCAATTTCAAGACCCCATGACCACTGACAAAAACCGCTTGCGCTCAGAGTTGATTAATACTAAGGTAATCGCTAACAACAGTGCGAAGCAGTTGGGAGTGGTAAAAGAACTATTAGTAGATATCGATCGACGTGAGGTCGTCGCGCTGGGTTTGCGAGATAATCTGCTTGCTATAGCGGGTATGCCTAGTTATCTGCTTCTAGAGAGCATTACCAAAACTGGTGATGTGATTCTCGTCGATCGTGAAGATGTAATTGTTGATATTGATGTCGATGTTTACAGCAAGTTAATCAACTGTGAAGTGATTACCGAAACTGGAGAACTCTTAGGAAGAGTTCGCGATTTTCAGTTTAACTTGGAAACTGGTACGGTTTCTTCTTTAATTATCGCCTCAATTGGACTGCCTCAAATTCCCGACCAAGTGATTAGTACCTACCAGTTACCAGTAGAGGAAATTGTCAGTAGCGGTCCGAATCGTTTGATTGTCTTTGAAGGAGCTGAAGATCGCGTCACTCAGCTTACGGTGGGCTTATTAGAACGTTTGGGTATTGGCAGACCGCCGTGGGAACGAGAAGATGATGAGGTTTACTATCCGCCTGTAGCTAGTGCTGACAAACAATTGGGAACAGGGGTTCCTCTACAAACTCCGGCGACTGCTCGACCTGTGGAAGCAAGGGTTCCGGAATACGAATACGAGGAAGCTTGGACTGAAGACGACGATTTGCAGTATGCTGAAGCTCAACCTCTGCCTGCGCGACAGCCGGAAACGATTCGTTACCAAGAATATGAGGATGACTACGAGGAAGATAATTGGGGTGATGCTCCGGCGAATACTAGCTACCAGACACGAGCTTATGTGGAACCTGAACCTCCCCAAAAAGAGTATGAATATGATGAGATGCAGGAAGATGTTTGGGATGATGATGTCAAACCGGAATCTTACAAGCCTCCTCGTTTGAATATTCCAGAGAAGACTAAAGCTCCGGAATACGAAGAGGAAAGTTATTAGATAATTTGTTTTAACTGTGGGGGGGCTTGATTTCATGCGCCTTGTATCGGTATTGTCTTTACCTAACCCCCTAACCCCCTTCCCTACCAGGGAAGGGGGAGTATTTTTTACTCCCCTCTCCTACCAGGTTGTCATACCATTTCCCTAAATGAATGCTCTGTAGAGACTAAAATGCAACGTCTCTACCCAATTTCATGTAGTAAATCTAATAATTAATGAGTTGCAAATATGTAGCAACGGATTTTTCGACGCTGAAGTTACGCCACCTTGGTAATTTTTCGGCTGCTAGGGGTGATAATAGTGCTGAGTGCATGGCTTTGGCTAAGGCGCTAACATCTCCCACTGGTACTAGCTGACCGTATTTGCCATCTGCTAAAATTTCTCTGGGTCCGTGGGGACAGTCGGTGGAGACTACTTGCGATCCACAAGCGATCGCTTCGATTAATACTGTTGGTAGTCCTTCGGATTTTGAGGAAAGTACGAATACTGCTGCTCTACTCATATAAGCATAAGGATTTTCTACATATCCAGGCAACCACACTTCTGCTGTTAAATCTAGTTGCTCGATCTCGGTTTCTAACTGTTTCCTTAAGTTTCCTTCCCCTAAAATTATTAACCGTGCTTTTCCTAGGGATTGGGGACTGGGGATTGGGGACTGGGAATTAGGTTTTTTTCTTAACTCTGCAAAGGCGCGAATTAAGGTCGAAAAGTCTTTTTCGGCGGCTAATCTTCCTACTGCTAAAAATACAGGTGGTTGATTTTTTTCTAACCAAGGATGAACTAATTTTTCTTGAGCTTTCAGTAACAAATTTTCATCGATAATGGGATTATAAATTACTTTTACTGAACCCGATTTTAGTCCTAAATAATTTTCTAAACCTCGCGCCATTCCTTGAGAAACTGCAACGATAGCATCTGCACGAGGATAAAGTAATTTTCGCCACCAATAAGAAATTTTGTCTTGTAAATTTTCTGATAATTTCTCATTTTCAAACCAATTCAGATGTTCCACTAATGCTAAATAAACTGGAACTTTTGCTAAAGCTTTTGCAATTACCGCCACTCCGTTAGCAATTGTTAAATGAGATAATAATAAAGCTGGTTTTTCTTGACGTAAATAACGAACTAATGGCGGAACAATTTTTAAAGCGCTGGTAGTACCACCAGTAATTTTAGCATTTAAATCTACTACTCTGACACCTTGGGGGATATCTGCTAAATACGGTCTTCCTTTTGCCCAGTCTAACACAAAATCAACTTTAATTCCGCGTTGAATCATACCTTTTAGTAAATTAATTACTACTCTTGTAATTCCCCCACCACCAGCAGGATTAGCTAAAATTGCTACATGGATTAATTGCGACTCGTTCATAATTATTTGTATTTCTTGATAGTGTTTTTTGTTCGATTATTAAGAACCAAAACAAAATTTCGTTTCTAGTTGCCTGGATCGGGCTACTTTTGATAAAGTGCTGCTATTGTCTAATTTTAGGCATAAATGTTTATAGTAACCACAAACTAATCGCTAACTGGAATTTATGAAATATCAATCAATTGAAACATTACTAAAGAATAATCAAGCTTGGGTAGTCGAACAACTTGCTTTAGATCCTCACTATTTTGAGGAATTAGCACGAGGACAAACTCCACCATTTCTTTATATTGGTTGTTCTGATAGTCGTTTACCCTTAACTAGATATACAAAAAGTCAACCAGGAGAATTATTTGTTCATCGTAATATTGGTAATCAAGTATCATTGACGGATATTAATTTTCTCTCAGTCTTAGAATACGCGATCGCGCATTTGCAAGTCCAGCATATTATTGTTTGCGGACATTACGATTGTGGAGGAATTAAAGCCGCTTTAGAAGGAAAAACTACTGGTTTAGTTGACAATTGGGTTAATCCTATTCGCGAACTTTATTTAGAATCAAGAGAAGAAATTGACCTTTTACCAACCCGCGAAGCTAAACTTAATCGACTCGCAGAAATTAACGTTATCGCACAAGTTAAAAACCTCTATCAAACTTCAATCATCCGCGAAGTTATGCGACAAGAAACAGCCCCACAAATTCATGGTTGGGTTCTCGAAATCAAAACTGGTTTAATCAAAAATTTAAACATCGCAACCGAAGAATGGCAATTTTATCCTAGTTGTCAATTATCGAATTCAGGTTTACTTGAACTCTCAACAAACTAAATTTAAGCCGCTCGTTTGATTTGTTACTAGAGACGTAGAGTAATAATAAATCATTCACGTAATTTGTAGAGACGTTTTAGATAATGTCTCTACAGTAAGTTGGCATCTCTAGTTTATTGAAGAATGAAAAATTTCTCTAATTTTGACTCGAACTTCCTGACTATTTTTGGCAAAATGACACCAATTTATATTTTTACTCCAAGTTTGATAAAAAGATTCATTTTTGTGGTAAGAATTAGGCAAAAATAGATGAGGAATACCTAGGAGTAAACAAAGGATGTGTCCGTGTAAGCGATTGGTAAGAATTACCTGATACTGCTGAAATTGATAAATTCCTGCGTGTAGCAAACTTAAGGAAAGTTGTTGTAATTCGGGGTTATCTACTTGGGAAAATTTTCGCTTGTATCTGTACTTATTTAACCATTTTCTGCGCGATAAAAACTCATCGGGAGTCAAGATTCCTTTTTGCCAAAATTCTCGATATAAGTAAGCTATTTTTTTGAGAAATGGAGGTTTAGAAGTACCTAATACTAAATGAAAAGCTTGCCAATCTTCAACTACTAAATTAGGAATATTTAGGGAAGCGGGCGAAATATTCTCGTCTAATTCTCGATCTTGTCTGTAGTGATAAAGTATTGATTTCTTTGGTTGGCAATTTCGGGTTATTCCGGGAAGTTTGAGCAAATGAAATGCCATGTCTGGAGCTTTTATTACTTGACAATTGGTAAAATTTTTGCTAGCAATTTCATAACTATAATTATCGCGAACAAAGATGGTAAGATTGGGGTGAGAATTAAAAATTTTTGCTGCGTTGATTAAATTAATTTGGTTGGCAAAATAGATACTTTGGGGCAAAATAATAATCGGACGGTCTTGATAATGAGAAATGATTCTTTCGCGAAATTTTTGATAAGGTAGCCACAAATCGCCTAAATTTCCGCCACCGTTGAGAATAATTGGATTTTTACCTACTTTTTGGTTGAGTAA encodes:
- a CDS encoding PRC-barrel domain-containing protein; amino-acid sequence: MTTDKNRLRSELINTKVIANNSAKQLGVVKELLVDIDRREVVALGLRDNLLAIAGMPSYLLLESITKTGDVILVDREDVIVDIDVDVYSKLINCEVITETGELLGRVRDFQFNLETGTVSSLIIASIGLPQIPDQVISTYQLPVEEIVSSGPNRLIVFEGAEDRVTQLTVGLLERLGIGRPPWEREDDEVYYPPVASADKQLGTGVPLQTPATARPVEARVPEYEYEEAWTEDDDLQYAEAQPLPARQPETIRYQEYEDDYEEDNWGDAPANTSYQTRAYVEPEPPQKEYEYDEMQEDVWDDDVKPESYKPPRLNIPEKTKAPEYEEESY
- a CDS encoding glycosyltransferase — its product is MNESQLIHVAILANPAGGGGITRVVINLLKGMIQRGIKVDFVLDWAKGRPYLADIPQGVRVVDLNAKITGGTTSALKIVPPLVRYLRQEKPALLLSHLTIANGVAVIAKALAKVPVYLALVEHLNWFENEKLSENLQDKISYWWRKLLYPRADAIVAVSQGMARGLENYLGLKSGSVKVIYNPIIDENLLLKAQEKLVHPWLEKNQPPVFLAVGRLAAEKDFSTLIRAFAELRKKPNSQSPIPSPQSLGKARLIILGEGNLRKQLETEIEQLDLTAEVWLPGYVENPYAYMSRAAVFVLSSKSEGLPTVLIEAIACGSQVVSTDCPHGPREILADGKYGQLVPVGDVSALAKAMHSALLSPLAAEKLPRWRNFSVEKSVATYLQLINY
- a CDS encoding carbonic anhydrase produces the protein MKYQSIETLLKNNQAWVVEQLALDPHYFEELARGQTPPFLYIGCSDSRLPLTRYTKSQPGELFVHRNIGNQVSLTDINFLSVLEYAIAHLQVQHIIVCGHYDCGGIKAALEGKTTGLVDNWVNPIRELYLESREEIDLLPTREAKLNRLAEINVIAQVKNLYQTSIIREVMRQETAPQIHGWVLEIKTGLIKNLNIATEEWQFYPSCQLSNSGLLELSTN
- a CDS encoding polysaccharide pyruvyl transferase family protein, coding for MNISQPKQITQQLHAALTTIGTLEKCAFLDYPNYPNIGDHLIWLGALFYLTDVLQTQVSYTANIHNFSDELLNQKVGKNPIILNGGGNLGDLWLPYQKFRERIISHYQDRPIIILPQSIYFANQINLINAAKIFNSHPNLTIFVRDNYSYEIASKNFTNCQVIKAPDMAFHLLKLPGITRNCQPKKSILYHYRQDRELDENISPASLNIPNLVVEDWQAFHLVLGTSKPPFLKKIAYLYREFWQKGILTPDEFLSRRKWLNKYRYKRKFSQVDNPELQQLSLSLLHAGIYQFQQYQVILTNRLHGHILCLLLGIPHLFLPNSYHKNESFYQTWSKNINWCHFAKNSQEVRVKIREIFHSSIN